The region ACCCTGTAAATTTCTACTATCTCGTCAATCTCCAGGATTTTTTTATTTAAAGATGATGCCCTAATAAAAAGAGTTATATTCTCCTTTAAAGCTTCTTTTCCAATCTGGACAGTAAATTTTTTTATAACTCCGTTATTGATAAGCTTTTCAATTCTGGATTTAACAGTAGGTCTGCTCAGGTTCAGAAGCTCAGCTATTCTCTTATGGCTTATTCTTGAATCATCCTCGAGAAGTTTCAGAATTCTAATATCAGTGCTATCAAGTCTCAAAATATTCACCTCTAGTTTTTAAATTTTGTAGACATCTTTACATTTTGTAAATAATAAGATATATATTCTTTTCTTGTGAGATATAAAAGCATGCAAAAAATAAAGCTGCCTATAATTGGAATGCACTGTGCAAGCTGTGTTGTAACAATAGAAAAGGCTCTTACAAGAACTCCGGGAATACAAAAGGCTAAAGTTAATCTTGGCGCTGAAGCTGCCTATGTTGAGTTTAATCTAGAGAAAGTAACTCTTGAAGATATTATTGCGAAGATACGTGAGGTTGGTTACAGTGTAGCCATAGAAAAGTTGAGACTTAAGGTTTCAGAGCTGAGAGATGTGAATCAGGCAAAAACCCTTGAGACTGCAGTTTTCAGGGTTCCGGGGGTTATCAATGCCTCGGCAAATATTGCTACCCAGCGTCTCTTTGTTGAATTCCTGCAGGATATCGATATTGAAGAAATAAAGAGAAAGGTGGGAGAGGCTGGTTTTGATATTATTGAGGAAGATGTTGAGAAGATAGCAAGAGGAAAGGAAACAGAGAAGAAAAAAAGAAATGTTCTGATTGCCGCGATTCTCTCAATACCTATTGTGCTGGGAAGCTATGGGCATCTTTTCCATCTTCCTGAAATACTTTCTTCTAGTTATCTCCTCTTTATCCTCACAACACCTGTGCTCTTCTATGCAGGAAGAGAGTTTTTCTGGGGTAGCTACGGTGCACTTAAAAACAGAACTGCAAATATGGATGTTCTTGTGGCTCTCGGCTCAGGTTCTGCCTATCTATACTCCACGCTTGTAACATTTTTTCATGGAGCATTTCCAGGGGTTGTGTACTTCGATAGTGCTGGTTTAATAGTTACATTTATTTTAATGGGGCGCTACCTTGAGGCAAAGGCAAAGTCAAAAACCAGTGAGGCAATCAAAAAGCTTGTTGGACTTCAGACAAAAACTGCCCGGGTGATTAAAGACGGCAAGGAGGTTGAAGTGCCCATAGAGAAGGTTGTACCCGGTGATATTGTTGTTGTTAGACCTGGAGAGAGTATTCCTGTTGATGGTGTTGTTGTGGAAGGACACAGCAGTATTGACGAAGGTATGCTGACAGGTGAAAGTATACCTGTTGATAAGAAGCCCGGGGATGAGGTTATAGGTGCCACATTAAACAAGGATGGAGTTCTCAAGGTTAAGGCAGTAAAAGTTGGTGCAGATACAGCTATTGCCCAGATTATTAAACTGGTGGAGGATGCTCAGGCTTCCAAGGCTCCAATTCAGAATTTAGCAGACAGAATAGCAGGAATTTTTGTGCCAATAGTTGTTAGTATAGCTGTGCTTTCCTTTTTATTCTGGTATTTCAACCCTCTGGGAATTCTATCTAATAGCATCGATACCTTCATCTTTGCCTTTACAATATTTATTGCAGTCCTTGTAATAGCATGTCCCTGTGCTCTTGGTCTGGCAACTCCAACAGCAATAATGGTGGGTACAGGCAGGGGTGCAGAGCAGGGCATTCTCATAAAAGGTGGAGAAGGGCTTGAGCAGGCCCATAAAGTTGATACCATTGTACTGGATAAAACAGGAACTCTGACAACAGGAGAACCAAAGGTGACGGGTGTGGTTGCCGGAGAAAACGTTTCTGAAAAGGAGGTTCTTGAGGTTGCTGCAGCGGCAGAGGTTGGTTCAGAGCATCCTCTTGGCAAGGCAATTGTTGAAGCAGCCAGGGAGAAGGGAATAGATTTTAAGGAGGCTGAGGAATTTATAGCTATTCCCGGTTATGGAATAGATGCAACCTATAATGGCAAGAGGGTGGTTATAGGTACAAGATTGTTTCTGACTGATAATGAGATTAATATTTCTTTTCTTGAGCATAAGCTTAAAGAACTTGAGGAACAGGGGAAAACAGCAGTTCTTGTTGCCTATGATGAGAGAGCTATTGGAGCTATAGCTATCAGAGATAATCTCAAGGCTAACTCTGCTGAAGCTGTGGCGGAGCTACAGAAGATGGGCATGAAGGTTATAATGATTACAGGCGACAACACAAGAACAGCAAAAGCTATAGCAAAGGAAGCTGGAATAAAGGAGTTTTTTGCTGAGGTTCTACCAGATGGCAAGGCAGGCAAGATTAAGGAGCTTCAGAATGCTGGAAGGAAGGTAGCCATGGTGGGCGATGGTATTAATGACAGTCCTGCTCTTGCTCAGGCGGATGTGGGCATAGCTCTTGGCTCGGGTACAGATGTTGCCATAGAGACTGCAGATATTGTTCTTATAAGGGATAATCTTCTGGATGTTGTTGCCGCAATGCAGATGAGCAGAAAAACCATATCCAAGATAAAGCAGAATCTATTCTGGGCATTTTTCTATAACATTACAGCAATTCCGGTTGCTATGGGTGTACTTTTCCCTAGTTTTGGATTTTTGCTTCAGCCAGCTATTGCAGCTTTTGCGATGGCTTTCTCCAGCGTTACTGTTGTGACTAACTCTCTCCTGTTAAAGAGGTACACGCCGGAAATCAGGAGAAAGAATAGATGATTCCTCTTATCTCGCCTGAAAATATTAAAAAGGAAGAGAGACATAGAGTGTTTGTGTGGTTCACGTCACCTGGCTGTGTACCCTGCAGAAACCTGGAACCAGTGATGCTCAGACTCTATTATCACTGGAGAAAGAAGGTGGATTTTCTGAGAATAAGCGTGGATGAATATCCAGAGTTTGCTCAGGAAAATGATATAACAAGTGTTCCTACGCTGGTATATTATAAAGATGGCAAGGAGGTGGGAAGGCTGGATGGAATTATTAAGGCTGAGGATATTGAGAGATTACTGAAGGCTTGAGAATCTGAGATTTCAAAATTGTTCGCTCAGGATAATCTTTAAATATGACATTATGCAACTCTGTTCAATATAAGAGAACATGGTGGAAATATGGGCTGTGCATATAGAAATGATGAATCCTGCAATCTTAAAGGAGGCGACTGCATAGCTGCTGAGCTGAATGAGTCTACTCAGGAGTATGAGGTGGATTATTTAAGGGAGCAGGAATGCAATAACTTTAAAAGTGATTCTCCTTTTGGCTTTGATATATTCTCAGCAAATAAGGAAGAGAAAAAAGCCAGAGTGAATATAAAGATATTCGGTCAGACTGTGCCCTATCAGTGTTCCACGGGTGGTTGCTCGGTGCCTGATTCTCCAGATGTGGATGCTGAACTTCTTCAGGGGTTATTCGATACAAAGTTTGGTCCTGGCGTTATAAATGTGGAATTTTTAGACCTTCTGGGGTCGGAAATTGAGAAGTATCCAGATATTATTGACCTCGTTTACAACCAGGGAAATAAAAGTCCAATTGTTACTATTAACGATGAAATCCTGTTTATAGGTGATATCCCAGTGGAAAAAATCAGAAAAGAGCTTGAAAAGTTTGGGGTTGAAGAGTGAATTATAATTTTCTAACCTTTCGTTACTAAAAATCTTTAACTTGTTATTAGAATCTTGAAGGTTAATCCAGAGGTGGTTCAGTGAGTTGCGAGAGTGAAGAGGATGTCAATAAGAGGATAGAAGAGCTGGAGAGAAAGCTCAAAGATGCAGAGAGCAGAGCAGAAGATTATTTAAATCAGCTTAAATATATGAAGGCTGATTTTGAGAACTATAGGAAGAGAGTTTTAAAGGAGAAGGAAGAAGAAGTTAGAAAGGGAATTGAAGCTTTTATTGTTAAGCTTCTTGATGTTCTCGATAATCTTGAAAGAGCCCTTCTGACTGCGAGGACCACAAGGAAGAAAAAGGCTCTTGTAGATGGCATAGAGATGGTACATATAGAGTTTCTCAATATCCTTAAAAAGGAGGGACTTGAGGAGATTGAAGCTATGGGAAAATCCTTTAACCACGGTGAGCATGAGTGTATTGCTGTTGAAGAACTTGATAATTGTAATGATGAGGAAGTTATAGAGGTCTTTCAGAAAGGGTACAGACTCGACGGCAGGGTTATTCGTTATTCAAAGGTAAAAATAGCAAAAAAGAGGTGATATTATGGCTAAGATTATTGGAATCGATTTGGGCACAACAAATTCCTGCATGGCAGTGATTGAAGGAGGAGAACCGACTGTTATTCCCAATGCTGAAGGTGGAAGAACAACACCGAGTATGGTGGGATTCTCCAAGAAAGGAGAGCGCCTTGTGGGTGTGGCTGCAAAAAAGCAGGCAGTTGCAAATCCCGAGAAAACAGTATTCTCAATTAAAAGGTTTATAGGAAGGAAATGGGACGAAGTTCAGGATGAAATAAAGAAGGTTCCCTATAAAGTTGTCAGAGGTTCAAAGAATGATGTGCGTGTTAAGATAGATGATAAGGAGTATACAGCACAGGAAATTTCTGCCATGATTCTTCAGAAGCTCAGAAATGACGCTGAAGAATA is a window of archaeon BMS3Bbin15 DNA encoding:
- the copA gene encoding copper-exporting P-type ATPase A, whose translation is MQKIKLPIIGMHCASCVVTIEKALTRTPGIQKAKVNLGAEAAYVEFNLEKVTLEDIIAKIREVGYSVAIEKLRLKVSELRDVNQAKTLETAVFRVPGVINASANIATQRLFVEFLQDIDIEEIKRKVGEAGFDIIEEDVEKIARGKETEKKKRNVLIAAILSIPIVLGSYGHLFHLPEILSSSYLLFILTTPVLFYAGREFFWGSYGALKNRTANMDVLVALGSGSAYLYSTLVTFFHGAFPGVVYFDSAGLIVTFILMGRYLEAKAKSKTSEAIKKLVGLQTKTARVIKDGKEVEVPIEKVVPGDIVVVRPGESIPVDGVVVEGHSSIDEGMLTGESIPVDKKPGDEVIGATLNKDGVLKVKAVKVGADTAIAQIIKLVEDAQASKAPIQNLADRIAGIFVPIVVSIAVLSFLFWYFNPLGILSNSIDTFIFAFTIFIAVLVIACPCALGLATPTAIMVGTGRGAEQGILIKGGEGLEQAHKVDTIVLDKTGTLTTGEPKVTGVVAGENVSEKEVLEVAAAAEVGSEHPLGKAIVEAAREKGIDFKEAEEFIAIPGYGIDATYNGKRVVIGTRLFLTDNEINISFLEHKLKELEEQGKTAVLVAYDERAIGAIAIRDNLKANSAEAVAELQKMGMKVIMITGDNTRTAKAIAKEAGIKEFFAEVLPDGKAGKIKELQNAGRKVAMVGDGINDSPALAQADVGIALGSGTDVAIETADIVLIRDNLLDVVAAMQMSRKTISKIKQNLFWAFFYNITAIPVAMGVLFPSFGFLLQPAIAAFAMAFSSVTVVTNSLLLKRYTPEIRRKNR
- a CDS encoding thioredoxin-like protein; translation: MIPLISPENIKKEERHRVFVWFTSPGCVPCRNLEPVMLRLYYHWRKKVDFLRISVDEYPEFAQENDITSVPTLVYYKDGKEVGRLDGIIKAEDIERLLKA
- a CDS encoding heat shock protein GrpE; this translates as MSCESEEDVNKRIEELERKLKDAESRAEDYLNQLKYMKADFENYRKRVLKEKEEEVRKGIEAFIVKLLDVLDNLERALLTARTTRKKKALVDGIEMVHIEFLNILKKEGLEEIEAMGKSFNHGEHECIAVEELDNCNDEEVIEVFQKGYRLDGRVIRYSKVKIAKKR